In Streptomyces sp. 71268, the DNA window AGAAGGTGAGCGTCAAGACCCGGATGACCAGCGCGATCGACCTCGGCGACCTCACCAAGGGCGAGCCTGGCTCGCTGGTGCTCACGCCGCAGGGCAGCGGCTCCGCGCCGTTCGTCGCCGCGCTGCGCGTGACGCGGGGCAAGGGCGACCAGCAGGAGACGGCGTTCATTCCCGCCTCCGCCCCGATCGAAAGCCGGGGCACGGTCGCCGACAACCGGTCCAAGGGCAGCACGCTGTCCCTGACCGCGCCCGACGAGGCTGCCACCGTGCGGGTCACCTCGTCGGCCGGGAGCGAGGGCGGCAGCCCGGCCAGCCGGGAGGTCACCGTCAAGGCCGGCACGACGCTCGCCCTCGACCCGCCCCGCCCCGACGGCGCGAAGGGTTCGTACGCGGTGACGGTCGAGCGCCTGGACGGCGGGCCGGTGTACGCGTCGCGGCTGCTTGAGGTGGAGGCGGGCGGGATGCCGATGTTCACCATCCAGGGGCTGCCGGACGACCGGGGCACGGTCGCGGTGCCGCGTGGCAACCAGGACCTGTCGCTGCTCAACGACGACTGAGCCCGCACCGGGAGGCGATTCCCGGCCGCGGCACGCCACCAGATGGCCGAGACCGGTCGGTCGCGGGGAAGCGCGGCCGGGCGGATCGTGGCCCGCGACGAGGTTCGGAAATGGCCGAAACCATTCGGACGCGGACGCGTTCGGAACGGAAGCCGACGGCTTCGGGGGCGGAAGCCGGCGGCTCCGGGGCGGAAACCGGTGGCGGTTCAGTCCTGCCCGTAGCGCGGATCGACCGACTCGGGGGCGAGCCCCAACAGCTCGGCGACCTGCTCGACGACGACCTCGTGCACGAGCAGCGCGCGCTCGTCGCGGCTCTTGGTACGGATCTCGATCGGGCGCCGGAAGACCACGATCCGCGCCGGGCGCTCGCCCTCACCGGCGATGAACCGGCCGAGCGGCACGGCGTCGTCGCTCCACGCCGCGGGGCCGAGCCCGTCGCCGGCGCTCGCCTCGACGCCCGGTACCTCACGTACGGCGAAGTCGACGCCGGACAGTTGCGGCCAGCGCCGTCCCAGCCGCTCGGCCGAGTCGTGCACCAGGTCGTCGAAGGCGTCCGCGCGGCTGATCGACAGCGGCACCTGCGGCGGCGCGATCGGCCCGCGCATGCCACGACCGTGCCGGTCCCGGCGCCGCGGGCGCGGTCCGGTCGGCGCGGGAGCGTCCCCGGCGCCGCCCGTCGCGCGGGCGGCCCCGCCGCGCGCGCGGGGCCCGCCGGCGTCGGCCGACGCGGCGCCGGCGTCCCGGGCGTCGGCCGGACCGCGGGCGGCGTCCCCGGCGCGGGGCGCGGTGGGCGTGCCCCCAGCGCCGGGCGGGGGAGGTACGGGGGTGTCCATCACTGACGAGAGTAGCCGCCGGGCGCCCGCGTACACGTGGCTGCGCGGCGTGACGCACCCTGTCAAGGGATGAACATTCCAGCCATGTTGGCGTTCACATGACGGCGCCTCCTGGCGTCCTGAGCGCGCGCACACGGACGTCAATGGGATCGAATGGTGACAGGAATCATCCCCGGCGAAATCCCGTGATCGCTGGCCTTACGCAGGTCAGGCTGGTTGGCTGGCCGCCGGGTTCATAAGATGAATGAGGACGACACGGTGGAGTGAGGTCATGGAGAGTCTTCGCGGCCCGTTCAAGAGTGCGGTACCGTCCAACGTCGTGAGCCCTGTACGTCGCTGTTCGCGCACCGCGTGCGGCCGTCCCGCCGTCGCGACGCTGACGTACGTCTACGCGGACTCCACCGCGGTCCTCGGACCGCTCGCCACCTACGCCGAGCCGCACTGCTACGACCTGTGCTCGGAGCACTCGGAACGCCTCACCGCGCCGCGCGGCTGGGAGGTCGTCCGGCTCGCCGTGGACACCGGCCCCACCAGACCCAGCGGTGACGACCTCGAAGCGCTCGCCAACGCGGTGCGCGAGGCCGCCCGCCCGCACGACCGAGGCCCCGGAGCCCCTGGCGCCGGCCCGACGCACGGCCGCGAGGCCGACCCCATGGAGGTCGCCCGCCGCGCCCACCTGCGGGTCCTCCGCTCTCCCGACTCCTGACGCCGTCCCCCGGCACCTCCCCGCGCCTCTCGGCCGGCCTTGCGCGCCGCCGCGCCGGGCGTTCCCGCGCCCCTCCCGCGCACCACCGTCCTCGCGCACCACCGACCGCGCACCCGCTCGCGAAGTCCGGACCGCTCGCGGACGCTCCCCGTCGTACGCCATCGCTCCATCCCCGTGCGTCGCGGGGTGACGTGGCTGGTGCGGCCTCGTTAGGGCTGCGTGAAGACGATGATCCGACGTACCGCCCCGCGCGGCGCACTGGCCGCCATGGCGGCCGTGACGGCGACCCTCACGCTGGCCACCCCCGCCACCCCCTCGCCCACCCCGGCGTTCGACCAACAGCTCCTGGACCGCACCAACGCCCAACGCGCCCGCCACGGCGTCCCGCCGCTGGTCCTCGATCCCGCGATCAGCAGCTGGGCACAGGAGTGGGCGGACCAGCTGGCGAAGTCCGGGAAGTTCGAGCACCGGTCCCCCAACAAGTACGGCGAGAACCTGCACTACGCGTGGAGCTCCGATGGCGCCTCGCCGAGCGGCGCCCAGGTGGCCGACGCCTGGTACAACCAGGTCAGGGAGTACACGTACTACGGCCGCGAACCCGACATGAGCACCTTCTCCAAGTGGGGCAACTTCACCCAGGTGGTGTGGAAGAGCAGCCGCAGGATGGGCGTGGGGCTGGCGAAGTCGCGGAACGAAACGTACGTCGTCGTGAACTACAGCCCGGCCGGCAACTACGTCGGCCAGTTCGCCGCGAACGTCCCGGCCCCCAGGTGACCCCGCCCCGTTGACGGCCCGCCCCGAGGCGACCGGGCCCCGGCCCCACTGACCCGGCCCCCGGGGGCTTCCGCCCCGCTGCCCCGGTCCCCGAGGCCGCCGCCCCGCGACGGCGGCGGCTCGGCGGCCGGGGGCGGGGCCTCCGGGACGCCCTGCCTTGTTGACGCCACCTTGTCGCGGACACGACCATTCCTCCACCCCGGGAGGCCCGCTTGTTCGTGCCGCAACTGGAACCGGTCGCCGGTTCCCTCGCCCTGTCCGCGCTCGTCGCCGCCCTTCCGCTCGCCACCGTCCTCACCCTGCTCGGCGCGGCGCGCGTCCGGGCACCGCGTGCCGGGCTCGCCGGCCTCGCCGTCGCCGGGCTCGTCGCCTGGGGCGCGTACGACATGCCCGTCGAGCAGACCCTGTCCGGCGCGGCGCAGGGGGCGCTGTTCGGCCTCTTCCCCATCCTGTGGATCGTCGTCAACGCCCTGTGGGTGTACCGGATGACGGTGCGCACCCACCACTTCGACGTGCTCCGCCGTTCCTTCGGCCGGCTCTCGGACGATCCCCGGGTGCAGGCGCTGGTGATCGCGTTCTGCTTCGGGGCGCTCCTTGAGGCGCTGGCCGGGTTCGGCGCGCCGGTGGCGATCTGTTCGGTGATGTTGGTCGCGCTCGGCTTCGATCCGGTCAGGGCGGCGGTGGTCGCCCTGGTCGCCAACACCGCGCCGGTCGCCTTCGGCGCCATGGGCACCTCCGTGGTGACCCTCGCGCAGGTCACCGAGTTGCCGCTGGACACCGTCGCCGCGGTCGTCGGGCGACAGACCCCGCTGCTCGCGCTGCTGGTGCCGCTGCTCCTGGTCGCCCTCGTGGACGGCCCGCGCGGCCTGCGGGAGACCTGGCGGCCCGCGCTCGCCTGCGGCTTCGCCTTCGCACTCGCACAGTTCGCGGCGGCGAACTACCTCTCGGCCCAGCTCGCCGACATCGCCGCCGCGCTCGCCGGCGCCGCGGCCCTGGCCGCCACCCCGTCCGCTCGCCGCCCGGCCACCGAGCAGGTTCGCGCGACCGTGCTCACCGGCGCGCACGGCGCTGACGTGGACCGGGTGGACCCGCGCCCCGAGGTGCTGCGCGCCTACGCCCCGTACGCCCTGATCGTCGCGGTCTTCTCGATCGCGCAGCTCGGCCCGGTCAAGGAACTGCTCGGCCGGGCCACCCGGCGGTTCGACTGGCCGTTCCTCGACGCGGCGAGCCCCGACGGGGAGCGGCTGGCCGCCAACGCGTTCGCGCTGCCACTGCTGGCCACGGGCGGCACGCTCGTGCTGCTCGCCGGCCTCGGCACCGCCCGGGTGCTGCGGGTGCCCTGGCGGGCGGCGCTCGGCGAGTGGCTGGCCACCGTCCGGGAGCTGCGCGCCGCGATCGTGACGGTGACCTCGGTGCTGGCGCTCGCGTACGTGATGAACCTGTCCGGCCAGGCGGCCACCATCGGCCACTTCGTCGCGGCGGCCGGCGGCGGGCTGGCCTTCCTCTCGCCGGTGCTCGGCTGGTTCGGCGTCGCGGTCACCGGCTCGGACACCTCGGCCAACGCGCTCTTCGGCGGGCTCCAGGTCACCGCCGCCCGCGAGTCCGGCCTCTCGCCGGAGCTGCTGGCGGCGGCGGGCAGCTCGGGCGGCGTGCTCGGCAAGATGATCTCGCCGCAGAACCTCACCATCGCGTGCGCCGCCGTGGGCCTGACCGGCCGCGAGGGCGACCTGCTGCGCAAGGTGCTCCCGTGGAGCCTGGGGCTGCTCCTGGTGATGTGCCTCATCGTGCTGGCCCAGAGCACGCCGGTGCTGGGCTGGATGCTGCCGTGAGGGCACGGGCGCGCCCCGGCCCCGCCGCGGGCCCGGCCGCCCCGCCGCCAGGCCGTGCCACCCCGCCGCCGACTCCCGCCGCCGGCTCCGGCCACCCCGCCGCCGGCTCCGGCCCCCCGCCGCCGGCTCCGGCCGCGCCGTCACCCGGGTGGCCCATGGCCGTGGGGGTGGCCGACTCCGTACGGGGGCGGCGGGGCGAGGGCGTAGCGTGGGGCCGCCGCCGCGGCGGTAGCCGTGCCCGCGGGGGCCACCGGCCGGTGGGCGTTCCCCCTGCCACCGGTAGATTTGGCACCCTTCAACGTTGCCCAGAAGGAGTAGGCCGTGGCTGATCTGTCGCAGCTCGTGAAGGCGTACGACGTGCGTGGGGTCGTCCCCGACCAGTGGGACGAGACGCTGGCCGCACTCTTCGGCGCGGCCTTCGCACAAGTGACGAACGCAAACGCGGTGGTCGTCGGCCACGACATGCGCCCGTCGTCCCCGGGGCTCTCGCGGGCCTTCGCCGAGGGCGCCGCCGCGCTCGGTGTGGACGTCACCGAGATCGGCCTGTGCTCGACGGACGAGCTGTACTACGCCAGCGGCGCGCTCGACCTGCCCGGCGCGATGTTCACCGCGAGCCACAACCCGGCCCAGTACAACGGGATCAAGATGTGCCGCGCCGGCGCCGCCCCGGTGGGCCAGGACACCGGCCTCGCCGAGATCCGCGCCCTGGTCGAGCGCTGGTCCACCGAGGGCGCGCCGCCGAGCGCGGCCACCCGCGGCGCCATCACCCAGCGCGACGTGCTCGCCGACTACGCCGCCCACCTGCGCTCCCTGGTGGACCTGGCCGCGAGCCGCCCGCTGAAGGTGGTCGTGGACGCGGGCAACGGCATGGGCGGCCACACCGTCCCCACCGTCTTCGACGGCCTGCCGATCGAGCTGGTCCCGCTCTACTTCGAGCTCGACGGAACGTTTCCCAACCACGAGGCCAACCCGCTCGACCCGAAGAACATCGTCGACCTCCAGGCGAAGGTCCGGGCCGTCGGCGCCGACATAGGTCTTGCCTTCGACGGCGACGCCGACCGCTGCTTCGTCGTCGACGAGCGGGGCGAGCCGGTCTCGCCGTCGGCGATCACCGCGCTGGTCGCCGAGCGCGAACTCGCCAAGCACCCCGGCGGCACGGTCATTCACAACTGCATCACCTCCTGGTCCGTGCCCGAGATCGTCAAGGAGGCCGGCGGCACGGCCGTGCGCACCCGCGTGGGCCACTCCTTCATCAAGGCGGAGATGGCCCGCACCGGCGCGATCTTCGGCGGCGAGCACTCGGCGCACTACTACTTCCGCGACTTCTGGAACGCCGACACCGGCATGCTGGCCGCGCTGCACGTCCTGGCCGCGCTCGGCGAGCAGGACGGCCCGCTCTCCCAGCTCGTCGCCCGCTACGACCGGTACGCCGCCTCCGGCGAGATCAACAGCACCGTCGCCGACCAGCCGGGCCGGGCCGCCGCCGTCAGGGCCGCCTTCGAGCAGCGCCCCGACGTCCAGCTCGACGAACTCGACGGCCTGACCGTCACCGCCGCCACCTGGTGGTTCAACCTCCGCGCCTCCAACACGGAGCCGCTGCTGCGGTTGAATGTGGAGGCCCGGGACGCGCAGACGGTGGCCCAGGTACGCGACGAGGTCCTCGCCATCGTCCGCGCCTGACCCGCCCGCTGGGCCCGGCCCGCTGGGCCCGGCCCGCCCGCGGCTGACCCGCCCGCCGCGCCCGTCCGCGCCCGGCCCGCCCGCCGGCGCCGGGTACGGGGCGCGCACGCGGGAGCCCGTACGACGCCCTCGTACGGGCTCCCGCGCACGGCCCGCCGGCCCCGGGCCGATCACCGCGCGGTCCCGGCCGGCCCCCGCGCCACCCCGACCGACCCCAGCGCCCGGTCCCGGCCCGGCCCCGACCGGCGGCCGGGCCCGCCGCCGAGGCCCCGTGCCCGTCGCACGCCCGGCCCGCTGGGCGGCGTACCCTGGGCCGCACAGCACTTGCCCGTCCCGAAGGGAAGACCATGCCGGTCGAAGCCAGCCTCCTGGAGATCCTCGCCTGCCCGGCGTGCCACGCCCCGCTGCGGGACGAGTCGGCCGCGACCGAGCCGGAGTTGGTCTGCGAGGGCGCGGGCTGCGGCCTGGCGTACCCGATCCGGGACGGCATCCCCGTACTCCTGGTGGACGAGGCACGCCGCCCCGCCTGACCGCGTACCGCGCGCACGCCCCACGGCGATCGGAGGCCGACGCACCATGCTCGACGAATCGCTCCTGGACGCCCCCGAAGCCCTGGCCCGTGCTGATACCCGAGGTCTGCTGCGCGGCGCCGCCGAGTCCGGCGCGCGGGTGCGCACGGCCGCCCGGTACGCCGCCGAGGCGGGCATCGCGGACCTCCAGCCCGACGGCCGGCCCCGCGCGGTCCTGGTGGCGGGCCCCGGGAGCGTGGCGGAGTGCGCCGCCGACCTGCTCGGCGCCCTCACCGGCGGCAGCGTGCCCGTCACCCTGATCCGTCCCACCGGCGTCGCGCCCGCCGCCGGCGCCCTGCGCTGGACCCTGCCCGGCTGGGCCGGCCCGCTCGACCTGGTGGCCGTGACCAGCCCGGACGGCTCCGAACCGGGCCTGGGCGTACTCCTGGACCAGGCGTACCGGCGCGGCTGCACCGTGGTGGCCCTCACCCCGACCGACACCCCGCTGGTCGAGGCCGTCGAGCGCGCCCGTGGCCTGCACCTCCCGACCACGCCGGCCCCGCTGCTGGAGCCGGACCCCGGCACCGGGTACGGCCAGCCGCCGGCCGACGCCGACCCGTACGGCGCGGACCCGACCCCGCCCGGCACCCCGCACGCCGAGTGGCCCACGGCCCCCGGGGTCGACCAGCCCGACGAGCCCCAGCGCCCCGCGCCCGGCGAGGGTGGCACCAACCCGCCGCCGCTGGCCCCCGGCGAGGCCCACCCCAGGCCCGAGCCGCCCGCGGTCGGAGCCCTCGGCACCCACCCGCACGGCGCGGGCGAGCCCCTCGCGGCCCAGCGCACCAACCCCTACCCCGCCGACCCCTCGCCCGGCGCGCTGTGGGCCGTGCTCACGCCGCTGCTCGCCCTCGTCGACCGGATCGGCCTGGTGCACGCGCCGCCCGAGACGCTGCAACGCGTCGCCGACCGGCTCGACCAGGTCGCCGAGCGCTGCGGCCCCGCCCAGGCCACCTACCGCAACCCCGCCAAGTCGCTCGCCGCCGAACTGGCCGACGCGCTGCCGCTGGTGTGGACCGAGGGCGAGGTCGCGGCGGCCGTCGGCCGCCGCTTCGCCCGGCTGCTCGGCGCGGTCGCCGGCCGGCCCGCGCTCACCGCGGAGCTGCCCGACGCGCTGCGGGTCCACGGCGCGCTGCTGACCAGCCCGCTCGCCGGCGGAGCCGACCCGGACGACTTCTTCCGGGACCGGGTGGAGGAGCCGGAGGCGCTGCGCGCCCGCGTCGTACTGCTCCGCGACCGGCAGGCCCCCGACGCCGACACCGACGCCCCCGACGTCCCGGCGGTCACCGCCGACCTGTCGGCCGCGCCGGCCGCCCGCGAACTCGCGCTCTCGCACGACACCCCGGTCAGCGAGCTCGAACCCACCGCCGAACACGCCGTGGAGCGCGCGGCCGAGCTTCTCGCCATCACGGATTTCGCCGCCGTTTACCTGGCGCTTGCCGGCGCAGAGGGATCATGAACAGCGCGGGGAGCGCACCCGTCGGCAACCCGTCGGCCGCGTAACCCCGTACGTCACCCGCACCACCCGGCAACCCGCCGCACCACAACCACCACAGCGTCCCGTCACCGGCACCCGCCACGGCCCCGGCCCTCGTCGCACCCGCTCGCCCGACCGGGCCCGGGTCCGAGGCCGGGCCCCGCCCGCCGCCGGTCCGCGCGCCACGCCGCCCGGACCGCCCCGGCCCGTCCGACCTCCGCCGGCACCGGTACGCCACCGAGAGTCAGGAACCCCCACATGGACCGCCTAGCCAACACCGTGCGCCCCTACGCCTGGGGGTCCGTCACCGCCATCCCCGAACTCCTCGGCACCGAACCGACCGGCCAGCCGCAGGCCGAACTGTGGATGGGCGCCCACCCGGGCGCACCCTCGCGCGTCGACCGGGGCGCGGGCCCCGTCGGCCTCAACGAGGTCATCGCCGCCGACCCGGAGGCCGAACTCGGCCCGGAGGCCGTCCGCCGCTTCGGCGACCGGCTGCCGTTCCTGCTCAAGGTGCTGGCCGCACAGGTCCCGCTCTCCCTCCAGGTCCACCCCGACCTCGACCAGGCCCGAGCCGGCTTCGCGGACGAGGAGCGGCGCGGCGTGCCCGTCGACGCCCCGCACCGCAACTACAAGGACGCCAACCACAAGCCCGAACTGATCTGCGCGCTCACCCCCTTCGACGGCCTGTGCGGCTTCCGCCCGCCCGCCGAGGCCGCCGACCTGCTCGCCGCGCTCGACGTCGACTCGCTCAAGCCGTACGTGGACATCCTGCGCGCCATGCCGGACACCGACGCGCTGCGCGAGGTGCTCACCGCCGTCCTCAGCGCCGACCGCGAGGCCATGGCCGCCACGGTCACCGAGGCGGCCGAGGCCGCCACCCGGCTGGCCGCGGCGGGCGGCCCGCACGCCGACGCCTACGCCGCGTACGCCGCCGTCGCCCGCAGCTTCCCCGGCGACCCCGGCGTGATCGCCGGCATGCTGCTCAACCACGTCAGGCTCCAGCCCGGCGAGGGGCTCTACCTGGGCGCCGGCGTCCCGCACGCCTACCTCAACGGCCTCGGCGTCGAACTCATGGCCAACTCAGACAACGTGCTGCGCTGCGGCCTCACCCCCAAGCACGTCGACGTTCCCGAGTTGCTGCGGGTCGTACGGTTCGAGAGCGCCCCGCCCGGCGTACTGCGCCCCGAGGCGGAGCCGGACGGCGCCGAGGTCTACGCGACGCCCATCGACGAGTTCCGGCTCTCCCGCCACGTCCTGCCCGCCGACGCCGCCCCCCGCCCGCTGCCGACCGGCGCCCCGCAGGTCCTGCTCTGCACCGATGGCCAGGTCACGCTGCGCGCCCAGGGGCCGACGTCCCCCGGCGCGGCCACCGAACTGCGCCTGGCCCAGGGCGAGTCGGCCTACGTGCCCGCCCCCGAGGCCGTCGAACTCACCGGCGAGGGCACGCTCTACCGCGCCACGCTCGCCCTCTGACGCCCCGCCCCGCCGGCCCGCGCCAACGCCACACGCACCGCCGGGCCGGCGGCCGCCACGCACCCCACCGACAGCCGCCCGACATCCACCCGCACCTCGACGCCACGCCTTGACACCGCTCAGCCGCGGAAGGCTGCAACAATGGCCCGCCGTAAAGCAGCCGTAAAGCGCCGACCCCGCGTCAGGCGCCAGGCGGACACGGCGGAAGGGACATCTGGCACACATGAGTGCATCGGGCGGAACCAAGGCGATCGTCGCCGCACTGGGCGCCAACCTGGCCATCGCGGTGGCCAAGTTCGTGGCCTTCGCGTTCAGCGGCTCGTCGTCCATGCTCGCCGAGGGCGTGCACTCGCTGGCCGACTCGGGCAACCAGGGTCTGCTGCTCCTCGGCGGCAAGAAGGCCAAGCGGGAGGCGACCCCACAGCACCCCTTCGGCTACGGCCGAGAGCGCTACATCTACGGCTTCCTCGTCTCCATCGTGCTCTTCACCATCGGCGGCGTCTTCGCGCTCTACGAGGGCTACGAGAAGATCAAGCACCCGCACGAGATCGAGCACTGGTACTGGCCGGTCGGCGTGCTCGTCTTCGCGATCATCGCCGAGACGTTCTCCTTCCGCACCGCGATCAAGGAGTCCAACCAGGTACGCGGCGCGCTGAGCTGGTCCCAGTTCGTCCGCCGCGCCAAGGCCCCCGAGCTTCCCGTCGTCCTCCTCGAAGACCTCGGCGCGCTGGTCGGCCTCGTCCTCGCGCTCGTCGGCGTCAGCCTCGCCCTCGCCACCGGCGACGGCGTCTGGGACGGCATCGGGACGCTGTGCATCGGCGTTCTCCTCGTCCTGATCGCCATCGTGCTCGCGGCCGAGACCAAGTCGCTGCTGCTCGGCGAGGCCGCCGACAAGAACCAGGTGGAGGCGATCCAGGCGGCCGTGGTCGACGGCGAGACCGTCACCCGCCTGATCCACATGCGCACGCTGCACCTCGGCCCGGAGGAACTGCTGGTCGCCGCCAAGATCGCGGTACGCCACGACGACACGGCGACGGAGGTGGCCGCGGCGATCGACGCCGCCGAGGAACGCATCCGCGCCGCCGTCCCGATCGCCCGCGTCATCTACCTGGAGCCGGACATCTACAGCGCCACGGCCGCCGCGTCCGGCGCCTCCCCCACCAAGCCGACGGCCCCCTGACCGACGGGCCGTCGCGGCCGGCGGCGGGGGAGCGCGCGCCGGGGCGTCCCGGCCGGGGGAGCGGGGCCGGGGCGGCCCGTTACGGGATCTCCGCCAGCACCTCCGTGAGCGCCGCCGGGTCCGGGGCGTCCCGCAACCTCGCGCGGAAGCCGGCATCCGTGAGCGCCCGCGCCAGCCGCGCGAGGATGCGCAGGTGCTCGTCGCCCGCGGCGGCCTCGGGCACGGCGATCATGAAGATCAGCCGGGCCCGGGTGCCGTCGGGGGAGCCCCACTCGATGCCCTCGGCCGAGCGCGCGAAGCCGACCACGGGCGCCGTCACCGCGTCGGTCTTCGCGTGCGGAACGGCGATCTCCGCGCCGAGCCCGGTCGTCCCCCGCTCCTCCCGCTCCAGCGCCGCCCGCTCCAACGCGGCCACGTCGGCGACCCGCCCGCTCCGCGCCACCAACGCCGCCAACTCGCGGATCGCCCCGTCCCGGTCCGCCGCCACGAGCCCTCCCGCGACGCTGTCCCGCGACACGTACCGCGCCAGCCCCGTCATCCCCGCCCCAACAGGAGCGGGTACGGGTGCGGGCGCGGGGGCAGCGGCGGGCGCCGACGCCGACTCCGTACGGACGGCCTCGGCCGAGGAGCGCGCCGTACGCACCGCCTCGGCCGGCGCCCCCGTCGTACGCCCGGCCTCCGGCGCCTCGCGCTCCGCACCACCCGCACCAGCCACGGGCACCCCGTCGGCCACGCCCGCCACGCCCGCCACCCGTCCCCCCGCCTCCAGCGACAGCAGGGCCACCGTCGTCAGGGCCGTGACCACCGTGCCGATCGCGATCGCCACCAGGAACATCGGCGTGCCGCCCACGGCTCCGAACGCCGCCACGACCGGCCCGCCGTGCGGCACCGCCGTGACCGTGGCCAGCCCCGCGACCGCCCCGGCCGCCGCGCCGCCCAGCATGTTCGCCGGGATGACCCGCGCCGGGCGGGCCGCCGCGAACGGGATCGCCCCCTCGGTGATCCCGAAGAACCCCATGAACAGCGCCGCCAGCCCGGTCTCGCGCTCCTGGCCGTCGTAGAGCCGGCGACGGATCAGCGTGGCCAGGCCCTGCCCGAGCGGCGGTACCGGAATGGCCGCCGCGCACATGCCCATGATCTCGGGGTTCTCGGCGACCAGGCCAGCACCGAACAGGAAGGCCGTCTTGTTGACCGGCCCACCCATGTCGAAGCTGATCATCAGGCCGAGAATGACGCCGAGCAGCGCCGCGCTGGTGCCCGTCAGCTCGCCGAGCCAGTCGGTGAGGTGCTCGAAGACCCAGGCGATCGGCCTGCCCAGGACATGGACGAGGAAGAGCCCGAGCGCCGTGGTGGCCAGGATCGGAATGACGATCACGGGCATGATCGGCTGGACGAACCGGGGCACCCGCACCCGCTTGATCCACAGCACCAGGTACCCGGCCAGGAACCCGGCGACGAT includes these proteins:
- a CDS encoding fructose-specific PTS transporter subunit EIIC — translated: MTACPTGIAHTYMAAENLTRAAEALGHRIKVETQGAIGAENVLSDNDVSEADAVIIAADKDVDRSRFVGKPVLVVGVSDGIHRPEELIARAPGAPVHGGEGAEGRARDGAGAVRDPAHVPGAPGALNEADVPTGGGSGDGGAGRGGQRSVTYRALMNGVSYMIPFVVVGGLLIAASLALGGESTSEGIVIPDGSLWKAVNDIGTVGFELMIPILAGYIAYAIADRPALAPGMVGGWIAAHGELYGSEAGAGFIGAIVAGFLAGYLVLWIKRVRVPRFVQPIMPVIVIPILATTALGLFLVHVLGRPIAWVFEHLTDWLGELTGTSAALLGVILGLMISFDMGGPVNKTAFLFGAGLVAENPEIMGMCAAAIPVPPLGQGLATLIRRRLYDGQERETGLAALFMGFFGITEGAIPFAAARPARVIPANMLGGAAAGAVAGLATVTAVPHGGPVVAAFGAVGGTPMFLVAIAIGTVVTALTTVALLSLEAGGRVAGVAGVADGVPVAGAGGAEREAPEAGRTTGAPAEAVRTARSSAEAVRTESASAPAAAPAPAPVPAPVGAGMTGLARYVSRDSVAGGLVAADRDGAIRELAALVARSGRVADVAALERAALEREERGTTGLGAEIAVPHAKTDAVTAPVVGFARSAEGIEWGSPDGTRARLIFMIAVPEAAAGDEHLRILARLARALTDAGFRARLRDAPDPAALTEVLAEIP